The Metabacillus litoralis genome contains a region encoding:
- a CDS encoding EAL domain-containing protein, with translation MTINEGNIYHHFQPIFSLKDKKRIGYEGLLRSTDFSNPELFFQQAIINNQLYQLDTQSVYKALKMFRPNESKEKLFLNIFPSTIFHHEFLDFINKLATEKLLSSRTITFELSEVETVRDLAQLKERIAILRNYGISIAFDDVGKGKAYIQDIIELDPEYIKLDRYFSQDLHRSEKKQAFIYLILDYCRRYNNTVILEGIETVEDLQIAQSLSVPLGQGFLLGRPQLLSNYADVSNG, from the coding sequence GTGACGATCAACGAAGGAAACATCTATCATCATTTTCAACCTATTTTTTCATTAAAGGATAAGAAAAGGATTGGTTATGAGGGACTTCTAAGATCTACTGATTTTTCTAATCCGGAATTATTTTTTCAACAAGCAATCATAAACAATCAATTATATCAACTAGATACTCAGTCCGTTTACAAAGCTCTTAAAATGTTTCGCCCGAATGAATCAAAAGAAAAGCTATTTCTAAACATTTTTCCATCAACTATTTTCCATCATGAATTTCTGGATTTTATAAACAAGCTAGCTACAGAAAAGTTGCTATCCAGTCGAACTATCACATTTGAATTATCAGAGGTTGAGACTGTTAGAGATCTTGCACAATTAAAAGAGAGAATTGCTATTTTAAGAAATTATGGTATTAGTATTGCATTTGATGATGTAGGAAAGGGTAAAGCGTATATACAAGATATTATTGAGCTTGACCCCGAATATATAAAACTCGATCGCTATTTTTCCCAAGATTTGCACCGGTCAGAAAAAAAACAAGCATTTATCTATTTAATATTAGACTATTGCAGACGATATAATAATACTGTCATTCTCGAAGGCATAGAAACAGTGGAAGACTTACAGATAGCTCAAAGCCTATCCGTTCCATTAGGCCAAGGTTTTTTACTAGGGAGACCGCAGTTATTAAGCAATTATGCTGATGTTAGTAATGGCTAA
- the uvrA gene encoding excinuclease ABC subunit UvrA, with protein MAMEHIVVKGARAHNLKNIDVTIPRDKLVVLTGLSGSGKSSLAFDTIYAEGQRRYVESLSAYARQFLGQMDKPDVDAIEGLSPAISIDQKTTSRNPRSTVGTVTEIYDYLRLLFARVGRPTCPIHDIEISSQTIEQMVDRILEYPERTKLQVLAPVVSGRKGTHVKVFEDIKKQGYVRVRIDGEMQELSEEISLEKNKKHSIEVVIDRIVVKEGVASRLADSLETALGLGEGRVIIDVMGEEELLFSEHHACPQCGFSIGELEPRMFSFNSPFGACPECDGLGSKLKVDLDLVIPNKDLTLKQHAIAPWEPTSSQYYPQMLEAVCNHYGIDMDIPVKDIPKHLLDKILYGSDGEEIYFRYENDFGQIRENYIQFEGVIRNVERRYKETSSDFIREQMEKYMGQQNCPTCKGHRLKKESLAVLIQGNHVGELTKLSVQDSLKFFQNLSLTEKEMTIANLILKEISERLGFLNNVGLDYLTLNRAAGTLSGGEAQRIRLATQIGSRLTGVLYILDEPSIGLHQRDNDRLIQTLQNMRDIGNTLIVVEHDEDTMIAADYLIDIGPGAGIHGGQVISAGTPEEVMSDENSLTGQYLSGKKFIPLPYERKKPDGRYIEIKGAKENNLRNVNVKFPLGMFIAVTGVSGSGKSTLVNEVLHKSLAQKLHNAKAKPGEHKEIKGIEQLEKVIDIDQSPIGRTPRSNPATYTGVFDDIRDVFATTNEAKVRGYKKGRFSFNVKGGRCEACRGDGIIKIEMHFLPDVYVPCEVCHGKRYNRETLEVTYKGKNISDILEMTVEDAVTFFENIPKIKRKLQTIFDVGLGYITLGQPATTLSGGEAQRVKLASELHRRSTGKSLYILDEPTTGLHVDDIARLLKVLQRLVDNGDTVLVIEHNLDVIKGTDYIVDLGPEGGDKGGQIVGFGTPEDIMNNEQSYTGKYLKPIIERDRERMRNLIKEKEEVAQS; from the coding sequence ATGGCAATGGAACATATTGTTGTGAAGGGAGCACGTGCCCACAACTTAAAAAACATAGATGTAACCATTCCGCGTGACAAGCTTGTGGTGCTTACCGGGCTATCTGGATCCGGTAAGTCTTCACTCGCATTTGATACGATTTATGCTGAAGGACAACGTCGCTATGTAGAGTCTTTGTCAGCATATGCTCGTCAGTTTTTAGGGCAAATGGATAAGCCTGATGTTGATGCGATTGAAGGATTATCACCAGCTATTTCAATTGACCAAAAAACAACTAGCCGAAACCCACGATCAACGGTTGGGACTGTAACGGAAATTTATGACTATTTGCGTCTTCTCTTCGCAAGAGTCGGGCGTCCCACATGTCCGATTCATGACATTGAAATATCGTCCCAAACCATTGAACAAATGGTTGATCGTATTCTAGAGTATCCAGAGCGAACAAAGCTACAGGTTCTTGCTCCAGTTGTGTCAGGTCGCAAGGGAACGCATGTTAAAGTGTTCGAGGACATTAAAAAACAAGGCTATGTCCGTGTAAGAATAGACGGAGAAATGCAGGAATTATCGGAAGAAATTTCTTTAGAAAAGAATAAAAAGCATTCGATTGAGGTTGTAATAGACCGTATTGTTGTAAAAGAAGGTGTTGCTTCACGACTTGCTGATTCATTAGAAACAGCTTTAGGTCTTGGAGAAGGAAGAGTCATTATCGACGTGATGGGTGAAGAAGAGCTGCTTTTCAGTGAGCATCATGCCTGCCCGCAATGTGGTTTCTCAATTGGTGAGCTTGAGCCAAGAATGTTCTCGTTTAACAGCCCGTTTGGAGCATGTCCAGAATGTGATGGTCTCGGTTCAAAGCTTAAAGTGGATTTAGATCTTGTTATTCCTAATAAAGATTTAACCTTGAAACAGCATGCGATTGCCCCATGGGAACCAACTAGTTCTCAATATTATCCGCAAATGCTTGAAGCAGTCTGCAATCATTATGGAATTGATATGGATATTCCAGTAAAGGACATTCCAAAGCACCTACTAGATAAAATCCTTTACGGCAGCGATGGCGAGGAAATATATTTCCGTTATGAAAATGATTTCGGACAAATTCGAGAAAATTATATTCAGTTCGAAGGCGTTATTCGCAATGTAGAAAGACGTTACAAAGAAACGAGCTCTGATTTTATCCGTGAGCAAATGGAGAAATACATGGGACAGCAAAACTGTCCAACATGTAAGGGGCATCGTTTGAAAAAGGAATCTCTTGCTGTGTTAATTCAGGGTAACCATGTTGGAGAGCTAACAAAACTGTCTGTTCAGGATTCACTTAAATTCTTTCAAAATTTATCTCTAACAGAAAAAGAAATGACGATTGCGAATTTGATTTTAAAAGAGATTAGCGAGCGGTTAGGTTTCTTAAATAATGTTGGCTTAGATTATTTAACATTAAATCGTGCAGCCGGAACCCTATCTGGAGGAGAAGCACAGCGAATTCGTCTTGCCACTCAAATTGGCTCACGTTTAACAGGTGTTTTATACATACTTGATGAGCCATCAATTGGACTTCATCAACGTGATAACGACCGTCTCATTCAGACACTACAAAATATGCGTGATATCGGAAATACACTAATTGTTGTTGAACATGATGAAGATACAATGATTGCTGCCGATTATTTAATTGATATTGGTCCTGGAGCAGGCATTCATGGTGGACAGGTTATTTCGGCAGGCACACCTGAAGAAGTCATGAGTGATGAAAACTCATTAACAGGTCAATATTTATCAGGGAAAAAGTTTATTCCTTTACCATACGAGCGTAAAAAACCTGATGGCCGATATATTGAAATTAAAGGTGCAAAAGAAAATAATCTGCGTAATGTGAATGTGAAATTTCCGCTAGGGATGTTTATCGCTGTTACTGGTGTTTCAGGATCAGGTAAGAGTACATTAGTCAATGAAGTACTGCATAAATCTCTAGCGCAAAAGCTCCATAATGCTAAGGCGAAGCCAGGTGAGCACAAAGAAATTAAGGGAATTGAACAACTTGAAAAGGTCATTGATATTGATCAATCACCGATCGGTCGGACACCGCGATCCAATCCTGCAACATATACAGGTGTATTTGATGACATACGTGATGTGTTTGCAACAACAAATGAGGCAAAGGTTAGAGGCTATAAAAAAGGCCGCTTCAGCTTCAATGTTAAAGGTGGACGTTGTGAAGCCTGCCGTGGAGATGGAATTATTAAAATTGAAATGCACTTCCTACCTGATGTGTATGTCCCATGTGAAGTTTGTCATGGGAAACGATACAACCGTGAAACATTGGAAGTTACCTACAAAGGGAAAAACATTTCTGATATCTTAGAAATGACAGTCGAAGATGCAGTAACGTTTTTCGAAAATATTCCTAAGATTAAACGAAAGCTGCAAACGATTTTTGATGTAGGCCTTGGTTACATTACTCTTGGTCAACCCGCAACGACACTTTCCGGTGGGGAAGCACAGAGGGTGAAGCTTGCATCAGAACTGCACCGACGTTCAACAGGTAAATCACTCTACATCCTTGATGAACCGACAACTGGCTTACATGTTGATGATATCGCAAGACTCTTAAAAGTTCTTCAACGCCTAGTGGATAATGGTGATACCGTTCTTGTCATCGAGCATAACCTTGATGTTATTAAAGGTACCGATTATATTGTTGATCTTGGTCCTGAAGGTGGAGACAAAGGTGGTCAGATCGTAGGCTTTGGTACACCAGAGGATATTATGAATAACGAACAATCTTATACAGGTAAATATTTAAAGCCAATTATAGAGCGCGATCGTGAGCGAATGAGAAATCTGATTAAAGAAAAAGAAGAAGTAGCGCAAAGTTAA
- the uvrB gene encoding excinuclease ABC subunit UvrB, translating to MSEQFELVSKYKPQGDQPKAIQALVEGIKQGKKHQTLLGATGTGKTFTVSNLIKEVNKPTLVIAHNKTLAGQLYSEFKDFFPNNAVEYFVSYYDYYQPEAYVPQTDTFIEKDASINDEIDKLRHSATSSLFERNDVIIIASVSCIYGLGSPEEYKELVVSLRTGMEIERNQLLRRLVDVQYERNDIDFRRGTFRVRGDVVEIFPASRDEQCIRVEFFGDEIDRIREVDALTGEIMGEREHVAIFPASHFVTREEKMEKAIKNIEAELEERLEEMRENGKLLEAQRLEQRTRYDLEMMREMGFCSGIENYSRHLTLRPSGSTPYTLLDFFPEDSLIVIDESHVTLPQIRGMFNGDQARKQVLVDHGFRLPSAMDNRPLRFEEFEKHIENIVYVSATPGPYEMDHSPEMIEQIIRPTGLLDPTIDIRPIEGQIDDLIGEIHARVEKNQRVLITTLTKKMSEDLTNYLKEIGIKVNYLHSEIKTLERIEIIRELRLGKYDVLVGINLLREGLDIPEVSLVAILDADKEGFLRSERSLIQTIGRAARNAEGHVIMYADKITNSMEIALNETKRRREIQIEFNEKHGITPQTIQKEIRDVIRATTAAETPEEYEATAASKLTKLTKKERDKVIAEMENEMKEAAKALNFERAAELRDLILELKAEG from the coding sequence GTGAGCGAGCAATTTGAATTAGTCTCAAAATACAAGCCGCAAGGTGATCAACCTAAAGCAATTCAAGCGTTAGTTGAGGGAATTAAACAAGGAAAAAAGCATCAAACACTACTAGGTGCAACAGGTACAGGTAAAACCTTTACCGTTTCGAATCTAATAAAAGAAGTAAATAAACCCACATTAGTTATTGCCCATAACAAAACATTGGCAGGGCAGCTATACAGCGAGTTTAAAGACTTTTTCCCCAATAATGCAGTTGAGTATTTTGTTAGTTACTATGATTATTATCAGCCAGAGGCATATGTTCCACAAACGGATACATTTATTGAAAAAGATGCCAGCATTAATGATGAAATAGATAAACTTCGTCACTCTGCAACATCCTCTCTTTTTGAACGAAACGATGTCATCATTATTGCCAGTGTTTCTTGTATTTACGGCCTCGGTTCGCCAGAGGAATATAAGGAGCTAGTGGTTTCATTAAGAACAGGGATGGAAATTGAACGAAATCAGCTCTTAAGAAGATTGGTAGATGTTCAATACGAGCGAAATGATATTGATTTCCGAAGAGGAACGTTCCGTGTTCGCGGTGATGTGGTGGAAATCTTTCCAGCATCTCGAGATGAACAATGCATTCGGGTAGAGTTTTTTGGAGATGAAATTGACCGAATCCGTGAAGTTGATGCTTTAACAGGAGAAATCATGGGAGAGCGCGAGCATGTGGCCATTTTCCCGGCATCTCACTTCGTTACAAGAGAAGAAAAAATGGAGAAAGCCATTAAAAATATCGAAGCAGAGCTAGAGGAACGTTTAGAGGAAATGCGTGAAAATGGTAAGCTGCTAGAGGCTCAGCGCCTTGAGCAAAGAACAAGATATGACTTAGAAATGATGAGGGAAATGGGCTTTTGCTCCGGTATCGAAAACTACTCTCGTCACCTAACACTTCGCCCATCAGGATCCACTCCTTATACGTTACTAGATTTCTTTCCTGAAGATTCACTGATTGTTATTGATGAGTCACATGTTACATTGCCGCAAATTCGGGGTATGTTTAATGGTGACCAGGCCCGTAAACAGGTGCTAGTGGACCATGGATTCCGGTTACCATCTGCAATGGATAACCGTCCTCTTAGATTTGAAGAATTCGAAAAGCATATTGAAAACATTGTGTATGTATCTGCTACTCCCGGTCCTTATGAAATGGACCATTCACCTGAGATGATTGAGCAGATTATCCGCCCGACAGGACTATTAGATCCTACGATTGATATTCGTCCAATCGAAGGACAAATCGATGATTTAATTGGCGAAATTCACGCAAGAGTTGAAAAAAATCAACGTGTCCTCATTACAACTCTAACGAAAAAAATGTCTGAGGATCTAACAAACTACCTTAAAGAAATCGGGATTAAAGTAAACTACTTACATTCAGAAATAAAAACATTAGAGCGGATTGAAATCATCCGAGAACTTCGTCTTGGCAAATATGATGTTCTTGTTGGAATCAACCTACTGAGAGAGGGCTTGGATATTCCAGAGGTTTCGCTTGTAGCTATTCTTGACGCAGACAAGGAAGGCTTCTTAAGATCAGAACGTTCTCTTATCCAAACAATCGGTCGTGCAGCCCGTAACGCAGAGGGACATGTTATTATGTACGCCGATAAAATCACAAATTCGATGGAAATTGCACTTAATGAGACTAAGCGTCGTCGTGAAATTCAGATAGAATTTAATGAAAAGCATGGAATCACTCCTCAAACCATTCAAAAAGAAATTCGTGACGTTATTCGTGCAACAACTGCTGCTGAAACTCCTGAAGAGTACGAGGCAACAGCTGCGAGTAAGTTAACGAAATTAACGAAGAAAGAACGAGATAAAGTGATTGCTGAAATGGAAAATGAAATGAAGGAAGCAGCCAAAGCGTTGAACTTTGAACGAGCTGCAGAGCTGCGTGATTTGATTTTAGAGTTAAAAGCGGAAGGATGA
- a CDS encoding DUF2198 family protein, which yields MVIKIILAIFMPFLLVLLFTRVSYNHYVGTALTAALLTASYIKGYTHGPSIYFIDIVSLGVGFFYAKKMKDNLHKKK from the coding sequence ATGGTAATTAAAATTATTTTAGCCATCTTTATGCCATTTCTTCTTGTGCTACTGTTTACACGTGTCAGCTATAATCACTATGTAGGAACAGCCCTAACTGCGGCATTGTTAACAGCCTCTTACATAAAAGGCTACACACACGGTCCAAGCATTTATTTTATTGATATCGTATCACTAGGAGTAGGCTTCTTCTATGCGAAAAAAATGAAGGATAACCTACATAAGAAGAAATAG
- a CDS encoding GNAT family N-acetyltransferase, producing MNILKVTLNELDQVSQLFNQYRMFYGQASNLEGAKEFIKERIENNESVIFLAVESDSPAGFVQLYPIFTSVGMNRKWLLNDLFVAEDYRRHGVGKALMNKAKDLAVETRAAGILLETTKDNVKAQTLYESLGYEKEDAVYFYNLSI from the coding sequence TTGAATATTCTAAAAGTGACTTTAAATGAGTTAGACCAAGTATCACAGTTATTCAATCAATACAGAATGTTTTACGGACAAGCATCAAATCTTGAAGGTGCAAAAGAATTTATAAAAGAGCGAATCGAAAATAATGAGTCTGTTATCTTCTTAGCAGTGGAAAGCGATTCTCCAGCTGGGTTTGTTCAGCTTTATCCGATTTTTACATCAGTAGGTATGAATCGCAAATGGCTATTAAACGATTTATTCGTTGCCGAAGATTATCGCCGTCATGGAGTAGGAAAAGCACTGATGAATAAAGCAAAGGATCTTGCAGTCGAAACAAGGGCCGCGGGCATTCTTTTAGAAACAACAAAAGACAATGTAAAAGCACAGACTCTTTATGAAAGCTTAGGCTATGAAAAAGAAGATGCTGTTTATTTTTACAATTTATCAATTTAA
- a CDS encoding peptide chain release factor 3: MSLQQEINKRRTFAIISHPDAGKTTLTEKLLFFGQIIRSTGTVKGKKSGKFAASDWMEIEKKRGISVTSSVMSFPYHEFHVNILDTPGHEDFSEDTYRTLTAVDSVVMIIDSTKGVEPQTIKLFKVCRMRGIPIFTFINKLDREGRDPLELLSEIEEVLGIESYPMNWPVGSGKRFLGIHDRFNKQFVRFKGDEEEEILSLDDLANTDIEENPIYQDTLGELELLEEAGNEFTSERVEKGELTPVFFGSALANFGVQTFFDTFLQFAAQPQPRKTDQGLIEPEKDQFSGYIFKIQANMNPAHRDRIAFFRVCSGKFERGMSVNLSRTNKTIKLNQTQAFMAKDRDTVDEAYPGDIIGIYDPNIYQIGDTLIGGKDSYQYEELPQFPPELFKRVQAKNVMKAKQFRKGIEQLVQEGAIQLYRQEMNDSIILGAVGQLQFEVFEYRMKAEYNVDIEFTPLGERIPRWIKSEKFDKRFFDSRSMLVRDRYGAYAVLFENEFTLRYFLENQKDIELVDLLEENDYQGVTSQK; this comes from the coding sequence ATGAGCTTACAACAAGAAATAAATAAACGACGTACGTTTGCCATCATCTCTCACCCGGATGCTGGGAAAACAACGTTAACAGAAAAACTACTTTTCTTTGGTCAAATCATTCGTTCAACAGGGACGGTTAAAGGAAAAAAATCGGGCAAATTTGCTGCATCAGACTGGATGGAGATCGAGAAAAAACGTGGAATCTCGGTTACTTCAAGTGTTATGAGTTTCCCGTATCATGAGTTTCACGTGAATATCCTAGATACACCAGGACACGAAGACTTTAGTGAAGACACATATCGTACGTTAACAGCCGTTGACAGTGTTGTCATGATTATCGATTCAACCAAAGGTGTTGAGCCGCAAACGATTAAGCTTTTTAAAGTATGTCGGATGAGAGGTATTCCTATTTTTACGTTTATTAATAAGCTTGACCGTGAAGGACGAGATCCGTTAGAGCTTCTTTCAGAAATTGAGGAAGTGCTTGGAATCGAGTCATATCCAATGAATTGGCCGGTCGGAAGCGGTAAACGTTTCTTAGGTATACATGATCGGTTTAATAAGCAATTTGTTCGTTTTAAAGGTGATGAAGAGGAAGAGATACTTTCTCTAGACGACCTTGCTAACACGGATATTGAAGAAAATCCTATTTATCAAGATACATTAGGTGAGCTGGAGTTACTTGAGGAAGCAGGAAATGAATTCACATCGGAGCGAGTGGAAAAAGGAGAGCTTACACCAGTATTCTTTGGCAGTGCCCTTGCAAACTTTGGTGTGCAAACATTTTTTGATACATTCCTGCAATTTGCTGCACAGCCACAGCCTCGTAAAACAGATCAAGGCTTAATTGAGCCGGAAAAAGATCAGTTCTCAGGCTATATTTTCAAAATCCAAGCGAATATGAATCCGGCTCACCGTGATCGTATTGCGTTTTTCCGTGTGTGCTCAGGAAAATTTGAACGTGGCATGAGTGTTAATTTAAGCAGAACGAACAAAACGATTAAGTTAAATCAAACACAAGCCTTTATGGCAAAGGATCGCGATACAGTAGATGAAGCGTATCCTGGGGATATTATCGGAATTTATGATCCAAACATTTACCAAATTGGTGATACGTTAATTGGCGGAAAGGATTCGTATCAATATGAAGAACTTCCGCAATTCCCACCAGAATTGTTCAAACGAGTGCAAGCGAAAAACGTAATGAAGGCAAAGCAGTTCCGTAAAGGAATTGAGCAGCTTGTTCAAGAAGGGGCAATTCAGCTTTATCGTCAGGAAATGAATGATTCCATTATTCTAGGTGCTGTTGGTCAGCTGCAATTTGAGGTATTTGAATACCGTATGAAAGCTGAGTATAACGTTGATATCGAATTCACTCCACTAGGTGAACGAATTCCAAGATGGATTAAAAGTGAAAAGTTTGATAAACGCTTCTTTGATTCAAGAAGTATGCTTGTTCGTGACCGTTATGGTGCATACGCAGTTCTATTTGAAAATGAATTCACTTTACGCTATTTCTTAGAAAATCAAAAAGACATTGAGCTAGTCGATTTATTAGAAGAAAACGATTATCAAGGTGTAACATCACAAAAGTAA
- a CDS encoding inorganic phosphate transporter, whose translation MEMTLLITCFIVVGALAFDFINGFHDTANAIATSVSTKALKPRHAVILAAVMNFVGALTFTGVAKTITSGIVDPFTLENGSVVILSALVSAIAWNLITWYYGIPSSSSHAIIGSIVGAAIAASGFGSINYSGFIKIVQSLLISPILAFIVGYVVFSLFKVLFKNHSLTKSNNRFRRIQILTAAFQAYTHGTNDAQKAMGIITLALIANNYHQTMDIPFWVQFSCALAMGLGTSIGGWRIIQTVGNKIMKIRPVNGVAADLSSASIIFAATFFHLPVSTTHVISSSILGVGASNRVKGVNWGTAQTMIFTWVITLPAAAILAGIVYYFLQFFL comes from the coding sequence ATGGAGATGACGTTGCTTATTACCTGCTTCATTGTTGTCGGTGCTTTGGCTTTTGATTTTATAAATGGATTTCATGATACAGCAAATGCGATTGCAACGAGTGTTTCTACCAAAGCGCTCAAGCCAAGACATGCCGTCATTCTTGCAGCGGTTATGAACTTTGTTGGGGCACTTACATTTACCGGTGTGGCAAAAACGATTACTAGTGGAATTGTGGATCCATTTACATTAGAAAATGGATCGGTTGTGATCTTATCGGCCCTTGTCTCAGCAATAGCATGGAATTTGATTACTTGGTATTACGGGATTCCGAGCAGCTCCTCACATGCGATTATTGGATCAATTGTTGGAGCAGCAATTGCTGCGTCTGGCTTTGGAAGCATTAACTACTCAGGGTTTATAAAAATTGTTCAATCCCTGCTAATTTCACCAATTCTAGCATTTATCGTTGGATATGTTGTTTTTAGTCTCTTTAAAGTATTGTTCAAAAATCATTCGCTAACAAAATCGAATAATCGATTTAGGAGAATTCAGATTTTAACAGCTGCTTTTCAAGCCTATACACATGGGACAAATGATGCCCAAAAAGCAATGGGGATCATCACATTAGCTCTTATCGCCAATAACTATCATCAAACAATGGATATTCCGTTTTGGGTACAATTTTCCTGTGCTTTAGCAATGGGATTGGGTACATCTATTGGAGGGTGGAGAATTATTCAAACAGTTGGAAACAAAATTATGAAAATCCGACCAGTTAACGGGGTCGCTGCAGATCTGTCATCGGCTTCAATTATTTTTGCAGCTACCTTTTTTCATCTACCCGTTAGTACAACACATGTGATTTCTTCCTCCATTCTGGGTGTAGGTGCTTCAAATCGAGTAAAAGGAGTTAATTGGGGTACAGCCCAAACCATGATTTTCACTTGGGTAATAACACTGCCAGCAGCTGCTATTTTGGCAGGAATTGTCTATTATTTTCTTCAGTTCTTCTTATAA
- a CDS encoding DUF47 domain-containing protein — protein MVFSKGKRDKFSELLLKMTDNLQSTTQYCIEQNISNHHELQIFLEAIKEYESTGDELIQTITRELNQTFITPIDREDILQLAIDIDDVLDGIEHTAALFEMYSVTNVTEHMRKFVNINHQCAVEISLAITCLSQKKLQAISPYSLKLKEHEANSDNLLRTAVKNLFATVKDPIKIIQYKDIYESLEGIVDSCRKVANTLDSIVMKNA, from the coding sequence ATGGTGTTTTCAAAGGGTAAAAGAGATAAATTTTCAGAGCTATTATTAAAAATGACAGATAATCTTCAATCAACAACGCAGTATTGTATTGAACAAAACATATCAAATCATCATGAATTACAGATTTTCTTAGAAGCAATCAAAGAATATGAATCAACTGGTGATGAGCTCATCCAAACAATTACGAGAGAGCTTAATCAAACGTTTATCACACCGATCGATAGAGAGGACATCCTTCAGCTGGCGATTGATATCGATGATGTACTGGATGGTATTGAACATACTGCCGCACTATTTGAAATGTATTCCGTAACAAACGTAACGGAGCATATGAGGAAATTCGTGAACATTAACCATCAATGTGCCGTTGAGATTTCGTTAGCTATTACATGTTTATCGCAGAAAAAATTACAAGCAATCTCACCGTACTCTTTAAAACTCAAAGAACATGAAGCGAATAGTGATAACTTACTTCGTACAGCTGTGAAAAATCTATTTGCTACTGTAAAAGATCCAATTAAAATCATTCAGTATAAGGACATCTATGAATCTCTTGAGGGCATTGTTGACAGCTGTCGCAAAGTGGCGAACACACTTGATAGCATTGTGATGAAAAATGCGTAA